CAGTTACAATGTTTCCCAAGTGGTGACCTTGAGATCGGTTATTTGAGACAACAAGTTGGGTGTTAGAAGGAGCAACAGCGTGAGGGGGCGCGGCGTTGTCGATGTCAATGCCATAGGGTGGTAATGGAGCTGTCTTTGTGGGCAGAGGCTGATTTGGCTTCTCTTCTGACCCAAATAGGTACCCCAACGAGCTCTGTCCACCACCTGAACTTTCACCTCTACTCATGGTGCGATTCTGATCAGCTTCAAGATCTATATGCGACTTAATTGCAAATCTAGCCAATTAATATTTCACTCATAACATTAACCCTAGCTAGATATATATGTACATCTATATATACCCGCTGCTTTTGTTGTCTGCTTCATTAAGCAAAGTATGCAAATACTTAAATACAGTAAAATATAATGGTGCGGATAATATGATAATGCACTGTACCTAATCAGTCATTATTGCcttgataaatttaaagtgTAGTACTTATAGTATGTAGTAGTTTACATTATTCCCTTACTAGAAGGAGTAAGTGGGTTAAGAAATAATGTGGACCGCCAACCATACCATTCAATTCGTTTTCTCCATCCGTGCCAATATAATTTCCCAGTTGACTATAACATATTCATAAGGTAGGGATTTTAAGACTGCtttaatctttatattaaaGATGCTTTTTCTTACAGCCGAAAGAATCAAAGTGTTTGGACTagggacatttttttttaagtagtgCATCCGAACCAGTAGTAGTCTCagttgatttcaagaaaattataatGTTAATTACTTAGCTACACTTTT
The nucleotide sequence above comes from Glycine soja cultivar W05 chromosome 11, ASM419377v2, whole genome shotgun sequence. Encoded proteins:
- the LOC114376427 gene encoding protein SPIRAL1-like 5, which produces MSRGESSGGGQSSLGYLFGSEEKPNQPLPTKTAPLPPYGIDIDNAAPPHAVAPSNTQLVVSNNRSQGHHLGNIVTDRPSTKVKSVPGGHSSLGYLFGDK